The genomic stretch GAGCATCACGTTGGCGATCTCGTCGGGCGTGGTGAGGAGGGCCTTGAAGACCGTCTTCAACGGCAGCGCCTTGGAGGCGGCGAGGGCATCGGCGACCTTGCGGGCGTTGTCGGCGACCTGCGCGAGCGGGCCGGGGCCATAGAGGTGCTGCGAGCCGCAGACGAACCAGATTTCAGGAGAAGGCAGGAGTTTCATGGAGACAGGAGCGGGGAGCGAGGAGTGGGGAGCGAGGAGGGAAGGGCGTGGCGTCAGGCGGAGGCGCTGGTCTTGATTTCGAGCAGATCCTTCATCACGCGACCCAGATCGGCGGAGGCGTTGCGACCGCCGAAGCTGTCGTGGATTTGTCGATACAGGGCGTAGAGGCGGTCGTAGACGGCCTGGTTGGCCTTGATGGGTTTGTACTCGATGTCCTTCACCGACGTCATCGCCTTCTGGGCGGCCTTGAAGCTCTTGTGGCCGCCGGCCTTTGGTCCGGCGAGGACGGCAGCGGAGACGGCCGAGCCGAGCGCGCAGGCTTGGCTGGAGCCGGAGAGCTGCATCGTGCAGCCGAGGACGTCGGCGTAGATCTGCATCAGCATCGGGTTCTTCTCCGCGATGCCGCCGGCACAGACCACGCGCTTCACGGGCACGCCGTATTCCTTGATCCGTTCGATGATCGCGCGCGCGCCGAACGCGGTGGCTTCGATCAGCGCGCGGTAGATCTCGGCCGGCGTCGTGTGGAGTGTTTGTCCGAGGAGCAGGCCGGAGAGCATCGGGTCGACGAGGATCGTGCGGTTGCCGTTGTTCCAATCGAGCGCGAGCAAGCCGCTCTGCCCGGGCTTCAGTTTCGAAGATTCCTTGGTGAAGCGGGCGTGCATGGCGGCGTCGCCGGCGCAGACGCCTTCGACCCACCACTTGAAGATGTCGCCGACGGCGGATTGGCCAGCTTCGATGCCGAAGTACCCCGGAAGAATCGCGCCCTTCACGATGCCGCAAATGCCGGGGATGTCGGGCACTTGTTTCTCCGCGGAGACGACGCCGCAATCGCACGTCGAGGTGCCTATGATCTTCACGAGCGTGCCTTCGGTCACGCCGCAGCCGATGGCGCCGTAGTGCACGTCCATCTCGCCGATGGCGATGGGGATGCCGGCCTCGAGACCGAGTTTGGCGGCCCAAGTCTCGCAGAGCGTGCCCGCGGCGGTCGTGGCGTCGTAGGCCTTCTCGTAGAGGCGGTCGCGGAGGTCGGCGAGCTTCGGGTCGAGCAGGGCGAGGAACTCCTTGTCGGGCAGGCCGCCCCAGTCCTCGGCGTAAAGGGCTTTGTGGCCGGCCATGCAGACGCCGCGTTTGATCTGCACCGGGTCGGAGACTCCGGCGAGCACGGCGGGGACCCAGTCGGCGAGTTCGACCCAGGAATACGCGGCGGCGAAGACATCCGGCGCCACGGCGAGGCAGTGCCAGATCTTCGACCAGAACCACTCGGACGAGTAGGTGTTACCGCACTTCGCGATGAACTGCGGACGATGCTGCGCGGCGAGTTCGGTGATGCGCGCGGCCTCGCGCCAGCTCGTATGGTCCTTCCAGAGCCAGCATTGAGCGGCGAGGTTCTTCTTCCATTTGCCGGAAGAGGCGAGGGGCACGTTTTTCGCGTCGACGGGGATGGGGCTGGAGCCGGTCGTATCGACGCCGATGCCGATGATCTTCGCGGCGGAAAAGCCCTTCGACTTCTTCGCGGCCGCGACGGCGGTGGTCACGCTCTTTTCGAGGCCGAAGAGATAGTCGGCCGGATGTTGGCGCGCGAGGTGATGATCCTTGGGATCGAGCAGGATGCCTTGTTTCCCGCTGGGGTATTCGACGACGCTGGAGGCGATCTCCGCTCCGTCCGCACAACGCACAATCAACGCCCGCACCGAGTTGGTGCCGTAATCAATGCCGAGGGTATACACGAGAGAAGGGTTACCGGCGGTGCGAAGGGCGGTCGATCCCGGAGAGAACGTGCAGTTACTTGCCCGTCATACGCGGCACGACGCGGTGAACGCCAAGGCGGCCTTGACCGCGAAGACGGCGAGCGGGGATGTTGTGGGGGCACGCACCATGTCCGACATCGAGCCCGTCATCCTCACGATCAAACAGAGCACCGAACTCGCCGAGGCGTTGCTCGATCTCGACGCCGGATCGATCGGGCGCGGCACGCGGTACTTCAACCAAGGCCGCGTCGGCGTGGTGCGATGGGATGCGCAAGCGGAACAACTGAGCGCGACGGTCGACGGTACGTCGACGTACGCGACGACGTGGACGTGGGACGGACGATTCTGGGAGAGCAGTTGCACGTGTCCGCTCGGAGGTTCGTGCAAGCATGCGTTCGCGCTCGGCAAGAAGGCGCTCGAGCAAGCAGTGAGCGGCGAGACGGCGGGCGACGGAACGAGCGTTTCGCGCAAGAAGCCGACTCCGGTCGCACTCGTGCCGTTGCTCGAGCAAACGCACGGAAGGGCGCTCAAGCCCGCCGAGAAGCGCACGGTGAAGCAGATCGAAGACTTCCACCGTGACTCGATGCGGAGCGGGGTCATCGAGTACGATCGCATCGTCGAGATTGCGCGGCCGACCAATCCGATGCTTTCGGGCGCGCGAGATACGACGATCGACGAGGTCGCGCAGGTCTTCGAGCGCTGGGTCGAGATCCGTACGGCGCACGAGTTCTGGCTCCATCTCGCGCTGATCTTCAAGCTGCGCGGCTGGCAGGTGCCCTCGTTTCTCGTGCCGATCTCGGACACGAGCGAACTGGAGGTGCGCGTGCGCGAGCGGCGCGAAGCGGCGGAACGAGAGAAGTGGGAGCGCATGCTCGTGCGTCTCGGCGAGGGAAGTGCACGACGCGGCGTGATCGGGGATCCTGGAGACATGCGACGCCTCCGCGTACGCCTGCGCACCAAGGGCGTCGTCTTCGAGGCGGTGAAGGGAGATGGTGCGTTCACCGAGATTGGATTCCGGGAGGTCGGCGAACGCATCCGGCGTGGAGAGTTGAGTCCTCGTTCGAGCGAATGGGATCTCGCTTCGGTCGCTCTCGCCGCGCTTTTCGAAGACGCGGGGTTCATGTGGTTCCACAAACCGCAATTGCGTAACGCCGAGATCGCGACCGCGGTCGGGCAAGCGTTGGCTCATCCGCACCTGCGCGACCGGGTGGTCGGCGACGGCGGCGAACCTTTTCGCCACGAAGAGGTGCCGTTGACGTGGAAGTTCGAGGACGAACCCGAGACGCCGGGTCGATGCAACGTGATGCTCGTGCAAGCGGACGGTTCGCCGGCTCCGCGCGACCTGTTGCACCTGGGAGGACCGCCGCACGTGTATCTCTCCGCGGATGCGGTGTGGGTCGGTCCCGCGCCGCTGAGCGAGCGCGGAGGCGCGGGATGGAAGGCGTCGCTGCCGGTGTCGGTCTTTCGCAACACCACCGTGGTGCGTACGCTCGTGCAGGCCGGTGCGCGGTTGCCTGAATCCGTGGCGGCGCGGGTGGAGACGGTCGACCTGCGCCCGCTCGTGCGCGGGCGACTGGCACGAGACGCGAACGGGACGGAGGTCGTGCGATTTTCGCTCCTCGGTATCGACAAGACGGATACGCCGCGACTCCTGCTCGGCCCAAGCGGCTGGATGGCCGATGCGCCCGGCGTCGCAAAGTCGGGAAGCGAGGACCGCGT from Opitutales bacterium ASA1 encodes the following:
- a CDS encoding ribulokinase, producing the protein MYTLGIDYGTNSVRALIVRCADGAEIASSVVEYPSGKQGILLDPKDHHLARQHPADYLFGLEKSVTTAVAAAKKSKGFSAAKIIGIGVDTTGSSPIPVDAKNVPLASSGKWKKNLAAQCWLWKDHTSWREAARITELAAQHRPQFIAKCGNTYSSEWFWSKIWHCLAVAPDVFAAAYSWVELADWVPAVLAGVSDPVQIKRGVCMAGHKALYAEDWGGLPDKEFLALLDPKLADLRDRLYEKAYDATTAAGTLCETWAAKLGLEAGIPIAIGEMDVHYGAIGCGVTEGTLVKIIGTSTCDCGVVSAEKQVPDIPGICGIVKGAILPGYFGIEAGQSAVGDIFKWWVEGVCAGDAAMHARFTKESSKLKPGQSGLLALDWNNGNRTILVDPMLSGLLLGQTLHTTPAEIYRALIEATAFGARAIIERIKEYGVPVKRVVCAGGIAEKNPMLMQIYADVLGCTMQLSGSSQACALGSAVSAAVLAGPKAGGHKSFKAAQKAMTSVKDIEYKPIKANQAVYDRLYALYRQIHDSFGGRNASADLGRVMKDLLEIKTSASA